Proteins encoded together in one Mycobacterium sp. MS1601 window:
- a CDS encoding zinc-binding dehydrogenase, which translates to MRASVLRNGAMVLRDDVPDPVPGPGQVLVEVRACGICGSDLHFARHGAEMIELARQVRDTPMNTDLDLDADVFMGHEFSAEILEAGPETDAPAPGTLVTSQPILVSGDRIDGIVFSNTVIGGYAERMLLSAPLLLPVPNGLDARRAALTEPLAVGIHAVNKSRIRPDDTAVVIGAGPVGISIIAALRAAGVESVVAADFSPVRRTLAQTMGASRTVDPAMQSPFDVARPSVVFEAVGVPGIIDEAIRMAPSNCRLVSVGASMQPDTVRPAFAAMKNITVQFVFGHSPKEFASALTAIADGVVDVSPMITSTVSLDGVGAAFTGLADPERHCKVLVTPQA; encoded by the coding sequence ATGCGTGCCAGCGTGTTACGCAACGGCGCCATGGTGTTGCGCGACGACGTCCCGGATCCGGTACCCGGACCCGGCCAGGTGCTGGTGGAGGTACGGGCGTGCGGCATCTGCGGATCCGACCTGCATTTCGCCCGACACGGCGCCGAGATGATCGAACTCGCCAGACAGGTTCGCGACACGCCCATGAACACTGATCTGGACCTCGACGCCGACGTCTTCATGGGCCACGAATTCAGTGCCGAGATACTCGAAGCGGGCCCCGAGACCGACGCCCCGGCGCCGGGAACCCTGGTGACCTCACAGCCGATCCTGGTGTCCGGGGACCGAATCGATGGAATCGTGTTCAGCAACACCGTGATCGGTGGCTATGCCGAACGGATGCTGCTCTCGGCGCCGCTGCTGCTACCGGTGCCCAACGGGCTCGACGCACGGCGGGCGGCGCTGACAGAACCGTTGGCTGTCGGCATCCACGCCGTCAACAAATCCCGTATCCGCCCCGACGACACCGCGGTGGTGATCGGCGCCGGACCGGTGGGCATCTCGATCATCGCCGCGTTGCGCGCGGCCGGGGTGGAATCCGTCGTCGCCGCGGACTTCTCACCTGTGCGGCGCACTCTGGCGCAGACCATGGGAGCTTCCCGGACGGTGGATCCGGCGATGCAGTCACCGTTCGACGTGGCGCGGCCCTCGGTCGTGTTCGAAGCCGTCGGTGTACCCGGCATCATCGATGAGGCGATCCGCATGGCGCCGAGCAATTGCCGATTGGTCTCGGTGGGCGCGTCGATGCAGCCGGACACCGTGCGCCCGGCGTTCGCCGCCATGAAGAACATCACCGTGCAGTTCGTCTTTGGCCACAGCCCAAAAGAGTTCGCGTCAGCGCTGACCGCCATTGCCGACGGGGTGGTGGATGTGTCCCCGATGATCACCTCGACGGTGAGTCTCGACGGAGTGGGCGCGGCGTTCACCGGCCTGGCCGATCCGGAACGACACTGCAAGGTCCTGGTGACGCCTCAGGCGTGA
- a CDS encoding nitroreductase, translating into MNTFAEIVHRRHSSRMFLADKPVPPELLHEALTLAMRAPSNSNVQPWQLLLASGERRDALAAALSERARTNPPTATGLPDSFAALRRELGAQVYGAMGIAREDGAARWNAQLRNFEFFHAPVAGMVCMHRDLGMPDAVGVGMFLQTLLLALTERGLDSCVQVSTTLYPDVVREHLGIPDELQLLCGLCIGYADPAFAANRLTIPRNDLTKNVVFVK; encoded by the coding sequence ATGAACACCTTCGCCGAGATCGTGCACCGTAGGCACTCTTCACGAATGTTCTTGGCCGACAAACCTGTTCCACCAGAGCTCCTCCACGAGGCGCTGACGTTGGCCATGCGGGCACCGTCGAATTCCAACGTGCAACCCTGGCAGCTGTTGCTCGCCTCGGGGGAGCGTCGCGACGCACTCGCCGCCGCGCTGTCTGAGCGGGCACGAACCAACCCTCCCACGGCAACGGGCCTGCCGGACTCCTTCGCCGCCCTACGTCGTGAACTGGGCGCGCAGGTGTACGGCGCTATGGGGATTGCCCGTGAGGACGGGGCAGCCCGATGGAACGCCCAGCTACGCAACTTTGAGTTCTTCCACGCCCCCGTGGCCGGAATGGTCTGCATGCACCGCGATCTCGGCATGCCCGATGCCGTTGGGGTGGGCATGTTCCTACAGACTCTGCTGCTGGCGCTGACCGAGCGTGGCCTCGACAGCTGCGTGCAGGTGTCCACCACGCTTTATCCCGATGTGGTGCGCGAACATCTCGGTATCCCTGACGAACTGCAGCTGTTGTGCGGGCTGTGCATCGGCTATGCGGACCCGGCCTTCGCGGCGAATCGGCTGACCATACCCCGTAACGATCTCACGAAGAACGTCGTGTTCGTGAAATGA
- a CDS encoding SDR family NAD(P)-dependent oxidoreductase, with the protein MSELQGHSALVTGGTAGIGKATARLLAAAGAMVTITGRDAAKGVAAAAELGDRVRFIMADMTDLASVDHLARHFDGDIVVNNAASFPGAMTVDQDVNSFERTYAINVRGVYFLVAEVVPAMIRRGGGSIVNVTSMVASKGVAGASVYSSSKAALESMTRTWAAEFGSHGVRVNSVAPGPTATEGVAAEWGDVNEELGRALPLGRTADPVEIAEAILFLASPRASFITGTTLHVDGGGSAV; encoded by the coding sequence ATGAGCGAATTGCAGGGGCACAGTGCCCTGGTCACCGGCGGCACGGCTGGTATCGGCAAGGCCACGGCTCGGCTGCTCGCCGCCGCAGGCGCCATGGTGACCATCACAGGTCGCGACGCCGCCAAGGGTGTTGCTGCCGCAGCAGAACTGGGGGACCGGGTTCGGTTCATCATGGCCGATATGACCGACCTGGCGTCCGTGGACCACCTGGCCCGTCACTTCGATGGCGACATCGTGGTCAACAACGCGGCGAGCTTCCCGGGGGCCATGACAGTGGACCAGGACGTCAACTCCTTCGAACGCACCTACGCGATCAACGTGCGCGGCGTGTACTTTCTGGTGGCCGAGGTGGTACCGGCGATGATCCGCCGCGGCGGTGGTTCCATCGTCAATGTCACGTCGATGGTGGCGAGCAAGGGTGTGGCAGGTGCATCGGTGTACAGCTCGTCGAAGGCCGCGCTGGAATCGATGACTCGGACTTGGGCGGCGGAATTCGGCAGCCACGGAGTGAGAGTCAACAGTGTGGCGCCCGGACCCACCGCCACCGAGGGAGTGGCCGCAGAATGGGGTGACGTTAACGAAGAACTAGGCAGGGCACTGCCGTTGGGGCGCACCGCAGATCCCGTCGAGATCGCCGAAGCCATCCTCTTCCTTGCCTCGCCGCGTGCCAGCTTCATCACCGGAACCACGTTGCACGTCGACGGCGGCGGATCGGCGGTATGA
- a CDS encoding SDR family oxidoreductase, translating into MRHYVLLSIVGVGAGLQGGGYLRGKVLQEMTVAASGVPYTIVRATQFHELTELITAALIVDGTVHAPDALIQPIAADDVATEVADVATGTPVNGVRNIAGPEPMAFAAMAKLVLAQQGTDIPVLTDPTAAYFGVPVQRSSMVPGPDGQLSATSLAEWLAKR; encoded by the coding sequence GTGCGCCATTATGTCCTGCTGTCCATCGTGGGGGTCGGCGCCGGTCTGCAGGGCGGTGGGTACCTGAGAGGAAAAGTGTTGCAGGAGATGACTGTCGCCGCCTCGGGCGTGCCCTACACCATTGTGCGCGCCACCCAGTTCCACGAGTTGACCGAACTCATCACCGCAGCACTGATCGTCGACGGCACCGTGCACGCTCCGGATGCGCTGATCCAACCCATTGCTGCCGACGACGTCGCGACCGAGGTCGCCGACGTGGCGACGGGCACACCCGTCAACGGGGTACGCAACATCGCAGGCCCGGAGCCCATGGCCTTTGCCGCGATGGCGAAGCTGGTGCTGGCCCAGCAGGGCACGGACATCCCGGTGCTCACCGACCCCACCGCGGCTTACTTCGGCGTCCCGGTTCAGCGCAGCAGCATGGTCCCCGGCCCGGACGGTCAGCTGTCCGCCACCAGCCTGGCCGAGTGGCTGGCCAAGCGATGA
- a CDS encoding NAD-dependent epimerase/dehydratase family protein yields the protein MNITIVGATGQIGTRLVSLLSTAGHRITAASRQSGVDATTGVGLDEALSGADVLIDVLNSPTMEDDAALAFFVALRPISPPPPRRPMCAIMSCCPSWGSAPVCRAVGT from the coding sequence ATGAACATCACCATTGTCGGAGCCACCGGTCAGATCGGCACCCGGCTGGTGTCGTTGCTGTCCACAGCCGGGCACCGCATCACCGCCGCATCCCGGCAATCCGGCGTGGACGCCACAACGGGCGTGGGCCTCGATGAGGCACTGTCAGGTGCCGACGTGCTGATCGACGTTCTGAACTCACCCACCATGGAGGACGACGCCGCACTGGCCTTCTTCGTGGCACTTCGGCCAATCTCACCGCCGCCGCCGAGAAGGCCGATGTGCGCCATTATGTCCTGCTGTCCATCGTGGGGGTCGGCGCCGGTCTGCAGGGCGGTGGGTACCTGA
- a CDS encoding SDR family oxidoreductase, with the protein MKIVIAGATGTVGRHVVAEAGRRGHDVVALSRNSGQDVTTGAGLTQALTGADVVIDVSSQTTMNTAKAVQFFTDATRNLHDAERANGVGHHLVLSIVGIDAINTGYYAGKVAQEKVVMQAQVPWTIMRATQFHEFVCQALAQGTLGPVALVPKMLVRTVAAAEVAQRLVDLAEAGPCGCATDLVGPRDDTLMGLVRKTFAHDGVRKRPIGVALPGKYWRGVASGVLRGTPGSATGDLTFDQWLDSPKRNPS; encoded by the coding sequence ATGAAGATCGTGATCGCCGGCGCTACCGGCACCGTCGGACGCCACGTGGTGGCCGAAGCGGGGCGCAGGGGCCACGACGTGGTGGCATTGTCGCGCAACTCGGGCCAGGACGTCACCACCGGTGCGGGTCTCACGCAGGCGCTGACGGGCGCGGACGTGGTGATCGACGTCAGCAGCCAGACGACGATGAACACCGCAAAAGCCGTGCAGTTCTTCACCGATGCCACCCGTAACCTCCACGATGCTGAACGCGCCAACGGCGTCGGACACCATTTGGTGCTGTCGATCGTCGGCATCGACGCGATCAACACCGGCTACTACGCAGGCAAGGTCGCGCAGGAGAAAGTGGTGATGCAAGCCCAGGTGCCGTGGACGATCATGCGGGCTACCCAGTTCCACGAGTTCGTCTGCCAAGCGCTGGCGCAGGGCACGTTGGGTCCGGTGGCCCTTGTGCCCAAGATGCTGGTGCGCACCGTCGCCGCCGCGGAAGTCGCGCAGCGGCTGGTCGACCTGGCCGAAGCCGGGCCGTGCGGTTGCGCCACCGACCTGGTGGGCCCGCGTGACGACACGCTGATGGGATTGGTGCGCAAGACCTTTGCCCATGACGGCGTACGCAAGCGCCCCATCGGGGTGGCCCTCCCCGGAAAGTACTGGCGTGGAGTGGCTTCCGGTGTGCTGCGGGGCACCCCGGGCAGCGCGACCGGGGACCTGACCTTCGACCAGTGGCTGGACAGCCCGAAACGGAATCCATCATGA
- a CDS encoding cupin domain-containing protein — MSDVFEKLLGAMKVIQSVEPPVIPADAHVMTSIIEWGPGDTGAPPHRHPGGPCFGYVLEGEMLFELEGEAPRVIQAGEAFWEPGGDVIHYSDGNNRDDVPLRFLVTMMCKPGEQMFVIVDDAELEDRRDRRVPAK, encoded by the coding sequence ATGTCGGACGTGTTCGAGAAATTGTTGGGCGCCATGAAGGTGATCCAGAGCGTCGAGCCGCCGGTGATTCCCGCCGACGCGCACGTCATGACCTCGATCATCGAATGGGGACCCGGCGATACGGGCGCACCGCCGCACCGCCACCCGGGCGGGCCGTGTTTCGGCTACGTCCTCGAAGGCGAGATGCTCTTCGAGCTGGAAGGTGAGGCACCGCGAGTGATCCAGGCCGGGGAGGCGTTCTGGGAACCGGGCGGTGACGTCATTCACTATTCCGATGGCAACAACCGCGATGACGTTCCGCTGCGGTTCCTGGTCACCATGATGTGCAAACCCGGCGAGCAGATGTTCGTCATCGTCGACGACGCCGAACTCGAGGATCGTCGCGACCGCCGGGTTCCGGCGAAATGA
- a CDS encoding YnfA family protein: MMTAKSVALFVVAALLEIGGAWLVWQGVREHRGWVWVGLGVIALGAYGFVATLQPDANFGRILAAYGGVFVAGSLVWGMALDGFRPDRWDVIGAVICLLGVAVIMYAPRGA; the protein is encoded by the coding sequence ATGATGACCGCCAAGTCCGTGGCCCTGTTCGTGGTCGCCGCGCTCCTCGAGATCGGCGGAGCGTGGCTGGTCTGGCAGGGTGTTCGGGAACATCGTGGCTGGGTCTGGGTCGGGCTGGGAGTCATCGCGCTGGGTGCATACGGCTTTGTTGCGACCTTGCAGCCCGACGCCAACTTCGGTCGCATCCTTGCCGCCTATGGCGGGGTGTTTGTCGCCGGCTCTTTGGTGTGGGGCATGGCCTTGGACGGCTTCCGGCCTGATCGATGGGATGTCATCGGCGCGGTTATCTGCCTTCTGGGTGTCGCTGTCATCATGTATGCCCCTCGAGGCGCATGA